In Equus przewalskii isolate Varuska chromosome 15, EquPr2, whole genome shotgun sequence, a single genomic region encodes these proteins:
- the USP19 gene encoding ubiquitin carboxyl-terminal hydrolase 19 isoform X4: MSGGASATGPRRGPPGLEEATSKKKQKDRANQESKNGDPRRGSASTPREEQTKEELLLDWRQSADEVIVKLRVGAGPLRLEEVDAAFTDTDCVVRLPGGRQWGGVFYAEIESSCTKVQARKGGLLQLALPKKVPLLTWPSLLKPLGTQELVSELRCQENGQEPSPIALEPGPEPRRAKQEARNQKRAQGRGEVGAGAGPGAQAGPSAKRAVHLRRGPEGEGSRDGPGPQGDAPSFLAEPAPQAEAEEQLRVPPLNPQTCLLGSEENLALLAGEKAVSLRNDPVSTGVARSRDPEKDPESMVNLAFVKNDSYEKGPDSVVVHVYVKEIRRDTSRVLFREQDFTLIFQTRDGNFLRLHPGCGPHTIFRWQVKLRNLIEPEQCTFCFTASRIDICLRKRQSQRWGGLEAPAARGAVGGAKVAVPTGPTPLDSTPPGGAPHPLTGQEETRAVEKEKPKSRSEDTGLDGVAARTPMEHVAPKPEPHLASPKPTCMVPPMPHSPVSGDSVEEEEEEEKKVCLPGFTGLVNLGNTCFMNSVIQSLSNTRELRDFFHDRSFEAEINYNNPLGTGGRLAIGFAVLLRALWKGTHHAFQPSKLKAIVASKASQFTGYAQHDAQEFMAFLLDGLHEDLNRIQNKPYTETVDSDGRPDEVVAEEAWQRHKMRNDSFIVDLFQGQYKSKLVCPVCAKVSITFDPFLYLPVPLPQKQKVLPVFYFAREPHSKPIKFLVSISKENSSASEVLDSISQSVHVKPENLRLTEVIKNRFHRVFLPSHSLDTVSPSDVLLCFELLSPELAKERVVVLEVQQRPQVPSIPISKCAACQRKQQSEDEKLKRCTRCYRVGYCNQLCQKTHWPDHKGLCRPENIGYPFLVSVPASRLTYARLAQLLEGYARFSVSVFQPPFQPGRMALESQGPGCTTLLSTSSLEAGDSERDPVQLPELQLVTPVAEGDTGVPRAWAAPDRGPVPSMSGVSSEMLASGPVEVGSLPAGERVSRPEAAVPGYQHPSEAMNAHTPQFFIYKIDASNREQRLEDKGDTPLELGDDCSLALVWRNNERLQEFVLVASKELECAEDPGSAGEAARAGHFTLDQCLNLFTRPEVLAPEEAWYCPQCKQHREASKQLLLWRLPNVLIVQLKRFSFRSFIWRDKINDLVEFPVRNLDLSKFCIGQKEEQLPSYDLYAVINHYGGMIGGHYTACARLPNDRSSQRSDVGWRLFDDSTVTTVDESQVVTRYAYVLFYRRRNSPVERPARAGHSEHHPDLGPAAEAAASQVRAYSGCPRPRVAVTLSEASRIWQELEAEEEPVPEGPAPLGPWGPQDWVGPPPRGPTTPDEGCLRYFVLGTVAALVALVLNVFYPLVSQSRWR, translated from the exons ATGTCTGGCGGGGCCAGTGCCACAGGCCCGAGGAGAGGGCCTCCAGGACTGGAGGAGGCCACCAGTAAGAAGAAGCAAAAGGATCGAGCAAACCAGGAGAGCAAGAATGGAGATCCTAGGAGAG GGTCAGCGTCCACTCCTCGGGAGGAGCAGACCAAAGAGG AGTTGTTGCTCGATTGGAGGCAGAGTGCAGATGAAGTGATTGTCAAGCTGCGTGTGGGAGCGGGTCCCTTGCGGCTAGAGGAGGTAGATGCTGCTTTCACAGACACAGACTGTGTGGTGCGGCTTCCAG GTGGTCGGCAGTGGGGTGGTGTTTTCTACGCTGAGATAGAAAGTTCTTGCACCAAAGTACAGGCCCGCAAAGGTGGTCTCCTGCAGCTGGCGCTGCCCAAGAAGGTGCCTCTGCTCACATGGCCCTCTCTCCTG AAACCTCTAGGGACCCAGGAGTTGGTGTCAGAGCTGCGGTGCCAGGAGAATGGGCAGGAGCCATCTCCCATTGCCCTGGAGCCAGGCCCTGAGCCCCGCCGGGCTAAGCAGGAGGCCCGGAACCAGAAGCGGGCCCAGGGCCGTGGTGAGGTAGGcgcgggggctggccctggggcccaaGCAGGGCCCAGTGCCAAGAGGGCTGTGCATCTCCGCAGAGGACCAGAAGGGGAGGGGTCCAGAGATGGTCCTGGACCCCAAGGCGATGCCCCCTCCTTCCTGGCTGAGCCGGCCCCCCAG GCTGAAGCTGAGGAACAGCTCCGGGTACCACCACTGAACCCCCAGACCTGCCTCCTGGGCTCAGAGGAGAATCTAGCACTTTTGGCAGGAGAGAAGGCTGTATCCCTCAGGAATGACCCAGTTTCCACCGGCGTGGCCCGGAGCAGAGACCCTGAGAAAG ATCCCGAGTCCATGGTGAACCTGGCATTTGTCAAGAATGACTCGTATGAGAAGGGGCCAGACTCAGTGGTGGTGCATGTGTACGTGAAGGAAATCCGCAGGGACACTTCTCGAGTGCTTTTCCGCGAACAGGACTTCACGCTTATTTTCCAGACCAG AGATGGAAACTTCCTGAGACTGCACCCAGGCtgtgggccccacaccatcttccGTTGGCAGGTGAAGCTCAG GAACCTGATTGAGCCAGAGCAGTGCACCTTCTGCTTCACAGCCTCTCGCATTGATATTTGCCTCCGTAAGCGGCAGAGTCAGCGCTGGGGGGGCCTGGAGGCTCCAGCTGCACGAG GTGCAGTGGGTGGTGCAAAGGTTGCCGTGCCGACAGGCCCAACTCCTCTGGATTCAACCCCACCGGgaggtgccccccaccccctgacAGGCCAGGAGGAAACCCGGGCTGTGGAGAAGGAGAAACCCAAGTCTCGCTCTGAGGACACAGGGCTGGATGGTGTGGCAGCCCGCACCCCCATGGAGCATGTAGCCCCAAAGCCAGAGCCACACCTGGCCTCG CCCAAGCCCACATGTATGGTGCCTCCAATGCCCCATAGCCCTGTGAGTGGAGATAGtgtagaggaagaggaagaggaagagaagaaggtgtGTTTGCCGGGTTTCACTGGCCTTGTCAATCTAGGCAATACCTGCTTCATGAACAGTGTCATTCAGTCTCTGTCTAATACTCGGGAGCTCCGGGACTTCTTCCATG ACCGCTCCTTTGAGGCTGAGATCAACTACAACAACCCTCTTGGAACTGGTGGGCGTCTGGCCATTGGCTTTGCCGTGCTGCTCCGGGCACTGTGGAAGGGCACCCACCATGCCTTCCAGCCTTCCAAGTTGAAG GCCATTGTGGCGAGCAAAGCCAGCCAGTTCACAGGCTATGCACAGCATGATGCCCAGGAGTTCATGGCTTTCCTGCTGGATGGGCTGCACGAGGACCTGAACCGCATTCAGAACAAGCCCTACACGGAGACTGTGGACTCAGATGGGCGGCCTGATGAG GTGGTGGCTGAGGAAGCATGGCAGCGGCACAAGATGAGGAATGACTCTTTCATCGTGGACCTATTTCAGGGCCAGTATAAGTCGAAGCTGGTGTGCCCTGTGTGTGCCAAG GTCTCCATCACTTTTGACCCATTTCTGTACCTACCGGTGCCCTTGCCACAGAAGCAAAAGGTTCTCCCTGTCTTCTATTTTGCCCGGGAGCCCCACAGCAAGCCCATCAAG TTCCTAGTGAGCATCAGCAAGGAGAACTCCAGTGCAAGTGAAGTGTTGGACTCTATCTCTCAGAGTGTCCACGTGAAGCCTGAGAACCTGCGTCTGACTGAG GTGATTAAGAATCGCTTTCACCGTGTGTTCTTGCCCTCCCACTCACTGGACACTGTGTCCCCATCTGATGTGCTCCTCTGCTTTGAGCTCCTATCCCCAGAGTTGGCTAAGGAGCGGGTGGTGGTGCTAGAGGTGCAGCAG CGCCCCCAGGTGCCCAGCATCCCCATCTCCAAGTGTGCAGCCTGCCAGCGGAAGCAGCAGTCAGAGGATGAGAAGCTGAAGCGCTGTACCCGGTGTTACCGCGTGGGCTACTGCAACCA GCTCTGCCAGAAAACTCATTGGCCTGATCACAAGGGCCTCTGCCGTCCTGAGAACATTGGCTACCCATTCCTTGTCAGTGTACCTGCCTCACGCCTCACTTATGCCCGTCTTGCTCAGCTGCTAGAGGGCTATGCCCG GTTCTCTGTGAGTGTATTCCAGCCACCCTTCCAGCCTGGCCGCATGGCCTTGGAGTCTCAGGGCCCTGGTTGCACCACACTGCTCTCCACTAGCTCCCTGGAGGCTGGAGACAGTGAGAGGGACCCCGTTCAGCTGCCTGAGCTCCAGTTGGTGACCCCTGTGGCTGAGGGGGACACAGGGGTCCCCCGGGCATGGGCAGCCCCTGACCGGGGCCCTGTGCCCAGCATGAGTGGAGTTTCTTCTGAGATGCTGGCCAGTGGGCCCGTTGAAGTTGGCTCCTTGCCTGCTGGTGAGAGGGTATCCCGGCCTGAAG CTGCTGTGCCTGGGTACCAACACCCTAGTGAAGCAATGAATGCCCACACGCCCCagttctttatctataaaattgatGCGTCCAACCGAGAGCAGCGGCTAGAAGACAAAG GAGATACGCCATTAGAGCTGGGTGATGACTGCAGCCTGGCTCTAGTCTGGCGGAACAATGAACGCCTGCAGGAGTTCGTATTGGTGGCCTCCAAGGAGCTGGAATGTGCTGAGGATCCAGGCTCTGCTGGTGAGGCTGCCCGCGCTGGCCACTTCACTCTGGACCAGTGCCTGAACCTCTTCACGCGGCCTGAGGTGCTGGCACCTGAGGAAGCTTG GTACTGCCCACAGTGTAAACAACACCGCGAGGCCTCCAAGCAGCTATTGCTGTGGCGCCTGCCAAATGTGCTCATCGTGCAGCTGAAGCGCTTCTCCTTTCGTAGTTTCATATGGCGTGACAAGATCAATGACTTGGTGGAGTTCCCTGTTCG GAACCTGGACCTGAGTAAGTTCTGCATTGGTCAGAAAGAGGAGCAGCTACCCAGCTATGACCTCTATGCTGTCATCAACCATTATGGAGGCATGATTGGTGGCCACTACACCGCCTGTGCACGCTTGCCCAATGATCGCAGCAGCCAGCGCAGCGACGTGG GCTGGCGCTTGTTTGATGACAGCACGGTGACAACAGTAGATGAGAGCCAGGTTGTGACGCGTTATGCCTATGTCCTCTTCTACCGTCGGCGGAACTCTCCTGTGGAGAGGCCCGCCCGGGCAGGTCACTCTGAGCACCACCCAGACCTAGGCCCTGCAGCCGAAGCTGCTGCCAGCCAG GTCAGGGCCTATTCAGGCTGTCCACGGCCTAGGGTGGCCGTCACCCTCTCTGAG GCTTCCCGGATttggcaggagctggaggccGAGGAGGAGCCAGTACCTGAGGGGCCTGCGCCCCTGGGTCCCTGGGGGCCCCAAGACTGGGTGGGCCCCCCGCCACGTGGCCCTACCACACCAGACGAGGGCTGCCTCCGGTACTTTGTTCTGGGCACCGTGGCAGCTTTGGTGGCCCTCGTGCTCAACGTGTTCTATCCTCTGGTATCCCAGAGTCGCTGGAGATGA
- the USP19 gene encoding ubiquitin carboxyl-terminal hydrolase 19 isoform X6: MSGGASATGPRRGPPGLEEATSKKKQKDRANQESKNGDPRRGSASTPREEQTKEELLLDWRQSADEVIVKLRVGAGPLRLEEVDAAFTDTDCVVRLPGGRQWGGVFYAEIESSCTKVQARKGGLLQLALPKKVPLLTWPSLLKKPLGTQELVSELRCQENGQEPSPIALEPGPEPRRAKQEARNQKRAQGRGEVGAGAGPGAQAGPSAKRAVHLRRGPEGEGSRDGPGPQGDAPSFLAEPAPQAEAEEQLRVPPLNPQTCLLGSEENLALLAGEKAVSLRNDPVSTGVARSRDPEKDPESMVNLAFVKNDSYEKGPDSVVVHVYVKEIRRDTSRVLFREQDFTLIFQTRDGNFLRLHPGCGPHTIFRWQVKLRNLIEPEQCTFCFTASRIDICLRKRQSQRWGGLEAPAARVGGAKVAVPTGPTPLDSTPPGGAPHPLTGQEETRAVEKEKPKSRSEDTGLDGVAARTPMEHVAPKPEPHLASPKPTCMVPPMPHSPVSGDSVEEEEEEEKKVCLPGFTGLVNLGNTCFMNSVIQSLSNTRELRDFFHDRSFEAEINYNNPLGTGGRLAIGFAVLLRALWKGTHHAFQPSKLKAIVASKASQFTGYAQHDAQEFMAFLLDGLHEDLNRIQNKPYTETVDSDGRPDEVVAEEAWQRHKMRNDSFIVDLFQGQYKSKLVCPVCAKVSITFDPFLYLPVPLPQKQKVLPVFYFAREPHSKPIKFLVSISKENSSASEVLDSISQSVHVKPENLRLTEVIKNRFHRVFLPSHSLDTVSPSDVLLCFELLSPELAKERVVVLEVQQRPQVPSIPISKCAACQRKQQSEDEKLKRCTRCYRVGYCNQLCQKTHWPDHKGLCRPENIGYPFLVSVPASRLTYARLAQLLEGYARFSVSVFQPPFQPGRMALESQGPGCTTLLSTSSLEAGDSERDPVQLPELQLVTPVAEGDTGVPRAWAAPDRGPVPSMSGVSSEMLASGPVEVGSLPAGERVSRPEAAVPGYQHPSEAMNAHTPQFFIYKIDASNREQRLEDKGDTPLELGDDCSLALVWRNNERLQEFVLVASKELECAEDPGSAGEAARAGHFTLDQCLNLFTRPEVLAPEEAWYCPQCKQHREASKQLLLWRLPNVLIVQLKRFSFRSFIWRDKINDLVEFPVRNLDLSKFCIGQKEEQLPSYDLYAVINHYGGMIGGHYTACARLPNDRSSQRSDVGWRLFDDSTVTTVDESQVVTRYAYVLFYRRRNSPVERPARAGHSEHHPDLGPAAEAAASQVRAYSGCPRPRVAVTLSEASRIWQELEAEEEPVPEGPAPLGPWGPQDWVGPPPRGPTTPDEGCLRYFVLGTVAALVALVLNVFYPLVSQSRWR, from the exons ATGTCTGGCGGGGCCAGTGCCACAGGCCCGAGGAGAGGGCCTCCAGGACTGGAGGAGGCCACCAGTAAGAAGAAGCAAAAGGATCGAGCAAACCAGGAGAGCAAGAATGGAGATCCTAGGAGAG GGTCAGCGTCCACTCCTCGGGAGGAGCAGACCAAAGAGG AGTTGTTGCTCGATTGGAGGCAGAGTGCAGATGAAGTGATTGTCAAGCTGCGTGTGGGAGCGGGTCCCTTGCGGCTAGAGGAGGTAGATGCTGCTTTCACAGACACAGACTGTGTGGTGCGGCTTCCAG GTGGTCGGCAGTGGGGTGGTGTTTTCTACGCTGAGATAGAAAGTTCTTGCACCAAAGTACAGGCCCGCAAAGGTGGTCTCCTGCAGCTGGCGCTGCCCAAGAAGGTGCCTCTGCTCACATGGCCCTCTCTCCTG AAGAAACCTCTAGGGACCCAGGAGTTGGTGTCAGAGCTGCGGTGCCAGGAGAATGGGCAGGAGCCATCTCCCATTGCCCTGGAGCCAGGCCCTGAGCCCCGCCGGGCTAAGCAGGAGGCCCGGAACCAGAAGCGGGCCCAGGGCCGTGGTGAGGTAGGcgcgggggctggccctggggcccaaGCAGGGCCCAGTGCCAAGAGGGCTGTGCATCTCCGCAGAGGACCAGAAGGGGAGGGGTCCAGAGATGGTCCTGGACCCCAAGGCGATGCCCCCTCCTTCCTGGCTGAGCCGGCCCCCCAG GCTGAAGCTGAGGAACAGCTCCGGGTACCACCACTGAACCCCCAGACCTGCCTCCTGGGCTCAGAGGAGAATCTAGCACTTTTGGCAGGAGAGAAGGCTGTATCCCTCAGGAATGACCCAGTTTCCACCGGCGTGGCCCGGAGCAGAGACCCTGAGAAAG ATCCCGAGTCCATGGTGAACCTGGCATTTGTCAAGAATGACTCGTATGAGAAGGGGCCAGACTCAGTGGTGGTGCATGTGTACGTGAAGGAAATCCGCAGGGACACTTCTCGAGTGCTTTTCCGCGAACAGGACTTCACGCTTATTTTCCAGACCAG AGATGGAAACTTCCTGAGACTGCACCCAGGCtgtgggccccacaccatcttccGTTGGCAGGTGAAGCTCAG GAACCTGATTGAGCCAGAGCAGTGCACCTTCTGCTTCACAGCCTCTCGCATTGATATTTGCCTCCGTAAGCGGCAGAGTCAGCGCTGGGGGGGCCTGGAGGCTCCAGCTGCACGAG TGGGTGGTGCAAAGGTTGCCGTGCCGACAGGCCCAACTCCTCTGGATTCAACCCCACCGGgaggtgccccccaccccctgacAGGCCAGGAGGAAACCCGGGCTGTGGAGAAGGAGAAACCCAAGTCTCGCTCTGAGGACACAGGGCTGGATGGTGTGGCAGCCCGCACCCCCATGGAGCATGTAGCCCCAAAGCCAGAGCCACACCTGGCCTCG CCCAAGCCCACATGTATGGTGCCTCCAATGCCCCATAGCCCTGTGAGTGGAGATAGtgtagaggaagaggaagaggaagagaagaaggtgtGTTTGCCGGGTTTCACTGGCCTTGTCAATCTAGGCAATACCTGCTTCATGAACAGTGTCATTCAGTCTCTGTCTAATACTCGGGAGCTCCGGGACTTCTTCCATG ACCGCTCCTTTGAGGCTGAGATCAACTACAACAACCCTCTTGGAACTGGTGGGCGTCTGGCCATTGGCTTTGCCGTGCTGCTCCGGGCACTGTGGAAGGGCACCCACCATGCCTTCCAGCCTTCCAAGTTGAAG GCCATTGTGGCGAGCAAAGCCAGCCAGTTCACAGGCTATGCACAGCATGATGCCCAGGAGTTCATGGCTTTCCTGCTGGATGGGCTGCACGAGGACCTGAACCGCATTCAGAACAAGCCCTACACGGAGACTGTGGACTCAGATGGGCGGCCTGATGAG GTGGTGGCTGAGGAAGCATGGCAGCGGCACAAGATGAGGAATGACTCTTTCATCGTGGACCTATTTCAGGGCCAGTATAAGTCGAAGCTGGTGTGCCCTGTGTGTGCCAAG GTCTCCATCACTTTTGACCCATTTCTGTACCTACCGGTGCCCTTGCCACAGAAGCAAAAGGTTCTCCCTGTCTTCTATTTTGCCCGGGAGCCCCACAGCAAGCCCATCAAG TTCCTAGTGAGCATCAGCAAGGAGAACTCCAGTGCAAGTGAAGTGTTGGACTCTATCTCTCAGAGTGTCCACGTGAAGCCTGAGAACCTGCGTCTGACTGAG GTGATTAAGAATCGCTTTCACCGTGTGTTCTTGCCCTCCCACTCACTGGACACTGTGTCCCCATCTGATGTGCTCCTCTGCTTTGAGCTCCTATCCCCAGAGTTGGCTAAGGAGCGGGTGGTGGTGCTAGAGGTGCAGCAG CGCCCCCAGGTGCCCAGCATCCCCATCTCCAAGTGTGCAGCCTGCCAGCGGAAGCAGCAGTCAGAGGATGAGAAGCTGAAGCGCTGTACCCGGTGTTACCGCGTGGGCTACTGCAACCA GCTCTGCCAGAAAACTCATTGGCCTGATCACAAGGGCCTCTGCCGTCCTGAGAACATTGGCTACCCATTCCTTGTCAGTGTACCTGCCTCACGCCTCACTTATGCCCGTCTTGCTCAGCTGCTAGAGGGCTATGCCCG GTTCTCTGTGAGTGTATTCCAGCCACCCTTCCAGCCTGGCCGCATGGCCTTGGAGTCTCAGGGCCCTGGTTGCACCACACTGCTCTCCACTAGCTCCCTGGAGGCTGGAGACAGTGAGAGGGACCCCGTTCAGCTGCCTGAGCTCCAGTTGGTGACCCCTGTGGCTGAGGGGGACACAGGGGTCCCCCGGGCATGGGCAGCCCCTGACCGGGGCCCTGTGCCCAGCATGAGTGGAGTTTCTTCTGAGATGCTGGCCAGTGGGCCCGTTGAAGTTGGCTCCTTGCCTGCTGGTGAGAGGGTATCCCGGCCTGAAG CTGCTGTGCCTGGGTACCAACACCCTAGTGAAGCAATGAATGCCCACACGCCCCagttctttatctataaaattgatGCGTCCAACCGAGAGCAGCGGCTAGAAGACAAAG GAGATACGCCATTAGAGCTGGGTGATGACTGCAGCCTGGCTCTAGTCTGGCGGAACAATGAACGCCTGCAGGAGTTCGTATTGGTGGCCTCCAAGGAGCTGGAATGTGCTGAGGATCCAGGCTCTGCTGGTGAGGCTGCCCGCGCTGGCCACTTCACTCTGGACCAGTGCCTGAACCTCTTCACGCGGCCTGAGGTGCTGGCACCTGAGGAAGCTTG GTACTGCCCACAGTGTAAACAACACCGCGAGGCCTCCAAGCAGCTATTGCTGTGGCGCCTGCCAAATGTGCTCATCGTGCAGCTGAAGCGCTTCTCCTTTCGTAGTTTCATATGGCGTGACAAGATCAATGACTTGGTGGAGTTCCCTGTTCG GAACCTGGACCTGAGTAAGTTCTGCATTGGTCAGAAAGAGGAGCAGCTACCCAGCTATGACCTCTATGCTGTCATCAACCATTATGGAGGCATGATTGGTGGCCACTACACCGCCTGTGCACGCTTGCCCAATGATCGCAGCAGCCAGCGCAGCGACGTGG GCTGGCGCTTGTTTGATGACAGCACGGTGACAACAGTAGATGAGAGCCAGGTTGTGACGCGTTATGCCTATGTCCTCTTCTACCGTCGGCGGAACTCTCCTGTGGAGAGGCCCGCCCGGGCAGGTCACTCTGAGCACCACCCAGACCTAGGCCCTGCAGCCGAAGCTGCTGCCAGCCAG GTCAGGGCCTATTCAGGCTGTCCACGGCCTAGGGTGGCCGTCACCCTCTCTGAG GCTTCCCGGATttggcaggagctggaggccGAGGAGGAGCCAGTACCTGAGGGGCCTGCGCCCCTGGGTCCCTGGGGGCCCCAAGACTGGGTGGGCCCCCCGCCACGTGGCCCTACCACACCAGACGAGGGCTGCCTCCGGTACTTTGTTCTGGGCACCGTGGCAGCTTTGGTGGCCCTCGTGCTCAACGTGTTCTATCCTCTGGTATCCCAGAGTCGCTGGAGATGA